The bacterium nucleotide sequence CCAGGGAAGATGCATCGGCATGATTCTGGACGAGGAATTACCGCCGGGCGAGCGTTCATTCCACATCGATGCCAGCGAGCTGCCCAGCGGAGTTTATTTTTACAGATTGGAACAAGCCGGATTGGTCTTGTCGCGAAAATTCATGGTGCTGAAGTAGACATCATGATGAGAAATAAGCGGCATCCATCTCCAGTGGTTAAAGGCAGTACCTTTTCGAGCGCCACGAAGTCGTTCTTTTTCTTTCCCCTGATAGATTTGCAGAGCCGCCGGCTATTCTATATAGGTTGCGCCGGCTAGAATCCAGATCCGGATCCATCTCCCTATCCCGCTCTCAATCCTGATCCATCTCCAGAACTAGGGCAGCACCTCGGTCGAGCCGATCCAGTTGGCGCCGAGATCCACATTCCAGCCATTCCCCTTGTTCGCAAAGCGGATGCAGCGCTTGTTGGCGCTTTGCTCCTTGGGATCGTTGATCTTCAGGTAAATGTCATACTCCCCGGCAGGAATGCTTCCGAAGGCATCCAACGAAATCGAAAAATTCAAATCACGCCACGCCGCGGTATGATCGGCTCTGCTGTTCAAATCGGGCCGCCAGTCCCTTGCATCGAGGTCTGTAAGTGCCGCGTAGACGTTAGAGCCATTCCGGGCTCTCAGAAGTACGGCCACATTCTTCCTGTTGACAATATTGCCAAAGCCGACGTTCTGAATCTTCCCCTCGAACCGCAAGGTGCCCTTCTGCTCCACCCATCGGCTGGCCCTGGCCTCGCGCAGCACCAGGCGGTAGCCGAGCCGGTCGCGCACATATTCCATCGCATTCCGGCCATTGTAGACCGGATCAAAGATGGCCTTGCGCGTCACGCCGTCGTGCGGCGGGGTAAACGGCGCGGTGACATTTTCTTCGGTATAGACAAAATCACCCCAAAGCTTGTAAGTGCGCCGGTTATAGTTTGTATTTAAATGCGTGGATTGCGCATAAGCGGCTTCATAGAGAACATTCGGACATCTGGGATAGATATTAGTGTCCGGGCCCGGTCCGACCGTTTCACCGCCGTAAAAGTTATTCTGATTTCTGATCCAGGTCAGGGCTGCGTTACGGTCATAATCCGCATAATTACCCGTGCCGATCAACGCATACCCTTCGGAGAGCGAGCCATTGTCATCCGGCACGGCGCCCCGCGAGCCCGCAGAATAACTGTCGTTGAACATCCCGAATCGCTGCGCTGGGGTTCCGCGAGCTGGAGCCGGCATCAAATGCGCAAAGCTGTAATCAGTGCCATACTCCATGTTATACCAGGCCATGACTCCGCCCGCATGTACCAGGATGGAACGCGAAGCGGGTACATAGCCCAACAGCGCGTTCAAAAGCCAGTGGTATCCTTCCCGCGTTCTGGCATACGAGGACGAATGCATTTCACCCCACGGGCCGAAGATGCCTCCTTTAACCGCCATGATGCACTCTTCGAATTCGCCGAACACATTCCCGAGTTGCCAGAGATGATATTGTACCCAGTTTTTCTCCTCATGACCGGGGATGCCGCAGAGATCGGATTCATTCACGACGCCGGTTTCATACCAAACCCGGCCTTTCGGCGCCCCGGGTTCGCAGTCATGAATGAGCTGGTTGAATTTATCATTATCCACATAGGTATGGCCCTGTCCGTCATAATTGAACTTGACAATGGCGACGGCCTCACTCTCTCTCACTCTTTGCAGCGCTGCTCTGACGTAATCAAGCGCAGCAGGTGTCAAGGGTTGCGTGGTTCCATAATGCGGCGGAAGAGCGTTCTTTGCGCTCCAGGGGCCGATGGGTTTCCCGTCGAGGGGGGCATTCGACGAAAAATTTTTCAGGTCGAATTCCATATACACGATGCGGGCATCCACAGGGACCGAGGTGCCCGTGATGGTGGTTGCCAGCTCCGGAAAACCCGGAGTGCCGGCGGTGACCGGAATGACATAGGCCTCGGGTCGGTAAAAGCCCCGGTCCGGATTCGGAATATCAACCGGATTCTCTGTATAGTCCAGCGGCTGTTGCACCAGCGGAGCCGTTCCGCGATCCGCCGCCCCTTTCGGGACGATGCCGTTCCCGGGTGCCTTGCCCGCGCAGGCCGCCAGCAGCACGCCAGTCAGCACTAGGCCCTGAAGAAGTTCGAATACCTTCACTCGCCATACCTTTTTCATAAGCCGACCTCTGTTTTCCATTTTCATTGATCAGGGTTCCAGATACCAGCGGGGATGCGCCGTATTGTAGGCCTGCAACGCCGTCCACTTGGCGCTGGACGAGGTTGCTCTGCTCACGTTATCCAGATAGACGCCGTCGAAGCCCATGTCGACGATCCTGTCGATGGAGGACCGACCCTCCGGGAAAAGGGAGTGATCGTAACCGGGATTTTTATATCGGCTCCCGCCGCGGACAATAATGTCCCGCCACTCCGGATGCCACCAGATCGGAGTGGCCTCATCCGCATATTGCCCGGCGTACGCCGACCAGAGCAGCCAGTTGGGGATGCCGACATCCCAAAATCTTTCACGGGCGGGGATGAACACGCCATTCTCTACCGCACCGTGTAGGAAAGATCGGGGATCGGGATTGACCATGACGGGATCGGCGAACCAGCGATACAATTCCGCTGTGCCGATGCTGAGATAGGCGATCACCTGCCGCCGGCCGCCCCGGGGTTTCCATTTGAGGCGTTCCACTTCCGCCCGGGTCAATGCGCCCCCGTCGAAATGCGCGTCGATATAAAAGGCATCCCACTCCGAGGCCGCGAGTTCCTCGATATAGGCCTTTCGGCCTTCGTGCTGCGTATAGCCTTTGGCCACCCAGAAAAAATCCCATTCCGTGCCGTGGTCCGCGATCGCCTGAGCGACCACCTCCGCCTTGCCGGTAGGCTTGAATCGTCCGCCCGGGCAAGGAACCAGATATCCGGCCGTGGCGGTGATATCGAGGCGGCTGGCGGGATTAGCCTCCCAGTCCGGCCAGTTCGTGTATTTACCGGTGCTGATCATGTAGAGATGGTTTTTCGCATCCATCATGCAATGAACATCGTTGCTGTTAAGGGTGTGCGCGATACCTGCCGGTATGGGGTGATGGATGATGTCGTAGCGGTTGGAGGAAGGCGAATAGATCGGCATATAACCGGGATTTCCCTTCCCCGGCGACTGATACACTTCGGCACTCAGGCGCGGGTGCCAGAGGATATTGTTCTCGGCGGCAATTCTTTGGTTCTCGGCAACAATCTTGACGGTGCTGCCATTGGTGTTGGCCGTACCCTTGATGCCCACCTTGGAGAGGTTGGCCAGCCGGGACACCGTCGTCGTGCTGAAATTTTCAATCCCCCAGCCATCGAGGAGGTGGAGGAGATTCCAGTCATACCCATTTTCCGGATTGCCATCCATATGGGCATATTCCAGCGTGTCCTGCGGAACGATCTGAAAGTCCGGATTCCGGGTTTTCGCTTTGATGGCGATCTCCATGATCAAGGCCTGCATCTTGCGGGCGCGCCCGACGGCGCTGACGTCATCCGGATCGCCATAATACGCTTCAACCTTCGCCGTCAGCTCGGCAATGGTCTGGCCTCCCCGGGGCTGCCAGACGGAATTCTGTCCGGACTCACCCGCGGCGGCGAGACGGCCGGGAATCCGGGCCAGGAGGGAGGGAGCGGCTCCCATGGCAGCCGCCGCGAGCATCCCGGTTCTGAAAAACTCTCTTCGCTTCATTACTCTTCCTTTATGTGAGTCGAGCCGATCAAATTGGCGCCCAGCTCCGCATTCCAGCTGTTTCCCTTGTTGGCAAACCGGATGCAGCGCTTGTTGGCGCTTTGTTCTTTAAGATCGTTGATCTTGAGATAGATATCATACTCCCCGGCAGGAACGTCACCAAATGCCTCCAGAGGAATCGAGAAGCTCAAATCGCGCCACGCAGAAAGATTGTCGGCCCTGCTGTTCAGATCAGAGCGCCAATCCCGCGCGTCCAGGTTCGTCAGGGCCGTAAAAGTGCTGGAGCCATTTCGGGCCTGGAGAAGGATCGACACCTTTTTCCGGTTTACGACATTGCCAAAGCCGACGTTCTGGATCTTCCCCGCGAACACCAGGGTACCGTGCTGCTCCACCCATGCGCTGGCTTTCGCCTCGCGCAACACCAGGCGGTAGCCCAGTCTGTCCCGGAAATACTCCAGGCCGGTTTTACCGTCATAGACCGGGTCAAAGATGGCCGTTCGGATTTTCCCATGGTAAGGCGGAGATTTTTCCGCACCATCGGCCGGAAAGGTAACCGGAGCCGTGACGTTGGTTTCATTGTAAATAAAACTGCTCCAGCGGTTATAGCTGCCGTGTCTCATGTTCAAAGCGCTGGTTCGGAGCTGCTGGGCCTCGAGAATGGCGCCCGGCATTTTGCCAAAGACATTATCGCCGATGCCCCCTTCCCCCTGAAGGATCTGGTTTTGCTTATTGATCCAGCCGACAATCTTGTAACGGTC carries:
- a CDS encoding DUF4832 domain-containing protein; protein product: MKKVWRVKVFELLQGLVLTGVLLAACAGKAPGNGIVPKGAADRGTAPLVQQPLDYTENPVDIPNPDRGFYRPEAYVIPVTAGTPGFPELATTITGTSVPVDARIVYMEFDLKNFSSNAPLDGKPIGPWSAKNALPPHYGTTQPLTPAALDYVRAALQRVRESEAVAIVKFNYDGQGHTYVDNDKFNQLIHDCEPGAPKGRVWYETGVVNESDLCGIPGHEEKNWVQYHLWQLGNVFGEFEECIMAVKGGIFGPWGEMHSSSYARTREGYHWLLNALLGYVPASRSILVHAGGVMAWYNMEYGTDYSFAHLMPAPARGTPAQRFGMFNDSYSAGSRGAVPDDNGSLSEGYALIGTGNYADYDRNAALTWIRNQNNFYGGETVGPGPDTNIYPRCPNVLYEAAYAQSTHLNTNYNRRTYKLWGDFVYTEENVTAPFTPPHDGVTRKAIFDPVYNGRNAMEYVRDRLGYRLVLREARASRWVEQKGTLRFEGKIQNVGFGNIVNRKNVAVLLRARNGSNVYAALTDLDARDWRPDLNSRADHTAAWRDLNFSISLDAFGSIPAGEYDIYLKINDPKEQSANKRCIRFANKGNGWNVDLGANWIGSTEVLP